catgaaaacacattgaagaaaaacaattgcATCTGGCGCTGCTAAAATAGAGAGATGTTACGTTGTTCCTCAAATGACGGGTTTGGGTGTAAGAGCCGGTCACGTGATGCGAGGTATTTTCTTTACGCACAtaaacccccccctccctgtccGCTGCTTTACCCGCCTGATACATCAGGACCCCAGACACAAAAAAACGGGATTTGTTGCTGGCCTGAACCGACCAATCAAAAAGCAGGAAGGTTTCAGCAAGCCCCGCCCCTCCACGATGCTGTCCACAGTGCTGAAAACCAGAGGAGGTATTACTCTGcctcctctgattggctgcctgtTATCACATCATTAAACATAGtgcttcaaaaacaacacaggaaaaaataAGACGATGCATGACAGTCCTACATCTGAGAGAAAgcaatatcagaatcagaaacaggtttattgccaagtaggttaacaaaTACAAGGAATTGGCCTTGGTGTATGctacatacataaaacaaaagaaggcacattttttaaaaaagggatcataaaataaaactattataaaaaggaattaaaaaaaactattataacactaaaaatacatatacagaaaaaaactatCTACAGTATAATATGAAAAACTACTTGTACAAAATAGAATAAGGATCCTGAGATGATGATGGAATAGACATGTTTTACTGTCTCAAGCCTGgaatattaattaataataattaatccaagattattttttgggggaaatatctTGTTTGAAGTTTTCAATAAATGTGCCTGTGCATGTAAGAATATGTTTGATTTAGGGTTATCAAGGCATTTGCAAAGCATTGTGAAGGAACAATTGTCAAGGTAATCCTTTAAAAAGGTTTGTTAATAATAAAGGATAATTttgttgaaacacacacacatactgccaTATTCACCCAAGGCCATCAAAACCTGTATTTCATATTCTCCTTAAAGAGAAATCAAAACAAGTTTTAacataattgtttgtttttttcagagatcACCATGtcgttttatttttatcatacatGCTGCTTTCAGGTTACCTCGTAAAATGATTTATTGGTGCAGTCGTAATATAATGGATATAAAACACGCATGACATACAAGTATCGCAGGTATCTATTTTATTAAGTTTCTAACAGTTGTTATGGGCGTTTCCCCTCCATTCATTTTCTGACACGGAGACACACGCATTTCCATTCTGCCACGTTTGAGTTAACACATTTCAATCTATGTTCGACATTCGTGAGGTACTTGAACGCAGCAGTCCcttgagctaacgttagctcttCCTGTAGTGCTATGAGTTGAGCCATACTGAAGGTAACGCCATTTAATGATATAAACATAGTTTTTTATCAcgtaaaatatgtgtgtgttcaacagGAATGTATTCCCGATATTTTCGGCATCTCAAAGTGTTCTGACAACGCTGCATTTGTCTTTAATTAGTTTACATTAGCAGACGTTCACTTGTTGTAGctcagctaatgttagctaatgttagcttccATCTCCTAAGCTAGTAAAGGGACAGTTTTAAGAGCTATCATAACACAGGCACTGAAACCGGAGCTACTGTTATTTTCCCAGCAGAGTTGTCAGCTCGGAGAAAAAACTACACCGAATAGagtatattgtacttttttgtatCGTTTTACGGGTTGGATTTGGCCATAAAAGTTGCAGTTAAATGTTGACAAAAGTAACATACAAGGGTTTAAACCTTTACAAGTAGATGAGATAACCTAAACTAGTTCACTACAGACTCAAACCGAGCTAAGCtatgtttaatttcaaaatgttgttttactacaacatgtattttcttCAAAGTAAGACAAGACTGATATATCTATGTTAATCGAATTACCATTTTATATTATAGATATATACCACACATATACTGCAATATAGGTTCATTAAACTAAGTTTGCTATAATTCATATTACTATGACAGTgtatacatttctaaaacaaatCTAAAGTGTTGCTATGTGTTATTGTAATTCTTTACATACCTCCCTAGGGACAAATATGCATCCCCACCTACACACATTCTTGTCTTAATAAAGTAAGGGCTGAATCAAATAGTTTATCTTTTGGttgacaaaaaaaggttttggaaGTTGTCAAAACATATATTGATAAATAATGCAACAAATATTACATGCAgtgcctggccaaaaaaaaggtcacactaatcttttgttggaccgcctttagctttgattacggcacgtattcactgtggcatcgtttccacaaggttctgcaatgtcacaacatttatttctgtcttgcattaattttttgccaagatcttgtattgatgacgggagattcggaccactgcgccAAGTCTTCTCCatcacatcccaaagattctcacTCGgtttcaggtctggactctgtggtggccaatccatgtgtgaaaatgatgtctcatgcgctctttcacaatttgagcccgattgatcctggcattgtcatcttggaacatgtccgtgccatcagggaagaaaaaatccattgatggaataacctggtcattcagtatattcaggtagtccGCTGACCccattctttgggcacataacgttgctgaacctagaccagaccaactgcagcaatcccagatcatagcactgcccccacaggcttgtacagtaggcactaggcatgataGGTGCgtcacttcagccgcctctcttcttaccctgatgcgcccatcactctggaacggggtaaatctggactcatcagaccacatgaccttcttccattgctccagagtccaatctttacgctccctagcaaattgaagccatTTTTTctgattagcctcactgacaagtggttttcttacggctacacagctgtttagtcccaatcccttgagttcccttcgcattgtgtgtgtggaaatgctcttactttcactattaaacatagccgtgagttctactgttgtttttctaccatttgatttcaccaaacgtttaagtgagCGTCGATCACGgtcattcaagattttttttttagaccacattccttcctggaagatgatgtttcctcactgtccttccagtttttaattgGAAGGACAGTGACagcgttggacagttcttaactcgattttagtagtttcagcaatcttctgcttgatgcatgccaataatttgccccttctgaaacagattaacatcttttccacgaccacaggaaatgtctttcgacatgactgtttaacaaatgagaagctgctcactgcatcagttagggttaaataacttgttgccagctgagacataatcacccatgcagtaattatccaatgggaggttcttacctatttgcttggTTACATTtgaggtttgtttgtgttaactTGCCTATAACTTTGGTAACTGAATATCTTCGGCAATTATGGAAATTCTGATGGGCATTTCTTACTATTCTATAAATACTGAGTGAATAATGAATTCCTTGAGAAAAGTCTAAAGATAaattaacaatgaaaataattatcTATAACCCTTGCTTATGTTGTAATGACGTGTTAGCTGCGCTGTTAACACCTAGCTTGTTTTGGCTGTGCTGACTTATGTGCTGTCTTATCACCTCTGTCTGAAGTGCTGGGAATGCAGCCGACGCTCCCACCTGAGGCTGTCCGAGAGCTGGTGCGCTCCTGTCTGCACAGAGACCCGGTCGCAGCAGACCTCCGCTGCAGCCTGTTCGTTGCAGCTGCACAGAACTACAAGAGAGACTCTTTGCTCAGACCATTCCCCCCGAGATACATAAGTAGTGACAATAAGGATTTTGATGAGCTGGTAAGATATATATTGTCACTCAAAAGCATTTGAACAAacattattgtactttttttatgCTTAGAAACATAAGTTGCCTGGATTTAGGATATTCTAAGTTAGCAATAAAGGAGTGTTGTTTTCAAAGAATGTGTGCACACAATGAGTATGGTTACGGCGTGATGCACATACACTTGGTGGCAGTCATGTGCTGTTAGAGGCAGCAGTGTGTCAgtaaagaagaggaagaacatgACTGCATGAGGAGGATACATATTCAAGTGCATTTGCAAATTCAACTTAGATATAAACAATGCATGTTGGTAGGAAAGTATGTTAAACAAAACATACTTTGGTTATTTTCTATACAAACTGTACGGACCTTTTATAAAGCACATTCGTCATAAAGATCTGAGATACCATAAAGCAAAGGTTAGTGGCTGGTGTGCCACCCACTGTCTTATCTTTTGTGATGTGATGCATATTTCCTACTGATCAGAAGGAAGCTGTTATGACTCTCAGGAAGGAAATGCTGTTGGCAACATGTATTTTGAATAAGCAGGTCTCTAACATTTGATCAAAATGCCAAAACTAAACGCATTCAGAATAGTTCAAATGACAGTACATATATATGCTGAATATTAGAGATTTATTTACTGGTTTCTGTGCGCATAGTTATGATATAAACTGAATTAAATAGCCACATTTAAGACAGACGTTTATGAAAACATCACATACATACAGTtcattgtaaaaatatatttttcttcactAGTTGGCAGATGTGCACTCTTTGCCTGGTGTGAGAGATTTGGTGACTCTACGACCTAGAGAGGGAGATCATCATCTGGCTCTCACACACTGGATCCTCTCCTCAAAGAGCTTTGCTGTGAAGACCCTGCAAAAAGATGAGGTACATCACTACCAGTACAAATACAGACATTCTATTCCTACTTGCTTTTATGTTTACAATGTGTTTCTCCAATCTCTTCCAGTACGCCAAACTGTGTGACCTGACAGAAAATGACAGAACTTCTGGGCCTGtacctgacttcctgtttgagcTGGAGTACTGTGATCAGATGAACGCTAGGTTTGAGAAGATGAGGGAGGGCAGAGACCTGTTCTATGCATTCCACGGGAGTCGCCTGGAAAACTTTCACTCTATCATTCACAACGGGCTGCACTGTCACCTCAACAAGGTTGGTGCAGTCATCACTGGTCCATCTGTCCTCTGTCCAAAAATGtccacaaaaacatgttgtagcatgttgtgttattttgtggGCGCTGTGTGCAGAACTCGGTGTTTGGCGAGGGGACCTACCTCACCAGTGACCTCAGCATGGCCGTCCTCTACAGTCCACACAGCAGCGGCTGGCGAGAAAGTCTGCTGGGTCCACTGCTCAGCTGTGTCGCTTTGTGTGAAGTCATTGATCACCCAGATGTTAAGTGCCAAGTGAAGAAAAAAGGTGTGTAGAGAGTGTGTCGCGCAgaatcaaacacatttgaattccAGTCAGACAGACTTTTAAATTGCTTGAAATTAAATACCCCGCACATTCTCCATTTCAGATTCTGAAATCATTGACCGTCAGCGCTCAAGAGCGAAGAACAGCGAAGGAGGGGATGTACCGCAGAAGTACTTTGTGGTCACCAACAATCAGCTTCTGCGAGTCAAGTACCTGCTAGTTTACTCTCAGAGGAGACACCTGTCCAGGTAAGAGTCACTTGTGGATAAAGAATGTAAATGCCGAAACACGTATTTATTCGCCAACTTGCATCTTTcctaaaaatatactttaagtccTGTGCaaatatacagccgcggaacaaatgaagagaccacttcagtattatcattttctctggttttactatttataaaaatatgtctttgagttacattttttttttattgtattcatataactactgacaatttctctctgtgttggaattcaacagacactggaatggatgcca
Above is a genomic segment from Eleginops maclovinus isolate JMC-PN-2008 ecotype Puerto Natales chromosome 2, JC_Emac_rtc_rv5, whole genome shotgun sequence containing:
- the parp16 gene encoding protein mono-ADP-ribosyltransferase PARP16, with protein sequence MQPTLPPEAVRELVRSCLHRDPVAADLRCSLFVAAAQNYKRDSLLRPFPPRYISSDNKDFDELLADVHSLPGVRDLVTLRPREGDHHLALTHWILSSKSFAVKTLQKDEYAKLCDLTENDRTSGPVPDFLFELEYCDQMNARFEKMREGRDLFYAFHGSRLENFHSIIHNGLHCHLNKNSVFGEGTYLTSDLSMAVLYSPHSSGWRESLLGPLLSCVALCEVIDHPDVKCQVKKKDSEIIDRQRSRAKNSEGGDVPQKYFVVTNNQLLRVKYLLVYSQRRHLSRRSRSTSWLLRHHFAIMMSLYILLLVFIGAFNSTTFVSFWNRLFR